A single region of the Kocuria rosea genome encodes:
- a CDS encoding AI-2E family transporter produces MPSTSHDAERPLRPGPGTELPPLHGNAAGGVAVSVRVAAAWSWRLIIILAAVGLLGYMLSTITVVIIPVLIAGLLAGLLFPLVKWLRGQHVPAGLASGTAVLVLIGLVTGLLVLAGRQIVLGFAQLSENVVVGTQQLLGWLEDGPLNLSADSVNDWIDDLGTTIQDNSEAILSGAMSFGSTAGNVLTGIIIMLFTLLFFLMDGERIWLFLVRLFPVSARRAVNGAGRRGWTSLVQYARIQGFVAFVDAVGIGLGAALLGVPLALPIGILVFLGSFIPIVGAVLTGAVAVLVALVANGFGTALAMLAVVLLVQQIESNVLQPLVMGRAVSLHPLAVFLAVASGTILFGIAGALFAVPVMAFLNTVVRYLVGGTWKADDEIPWEPYYFPWEIKKHARRNDLTRDQVMAQLQRFRRTRAKERLQAALKRGRRDDRARAAAGTGQGRGRSDEQGVGQGAGSGAPASPERTPGSD; encoded by the coding sequence ATGCCTTCGACATCGCACGACGCCGAGCGGCCGCTGCGGCCGGGACCCGGCACCGAGCTCCCCCCGCTGCACGGCAACGCCGCGGGTGGCGTCGCGGTCTCGGTGCGGGTGGCCGCGGCGTGGTCGTGGCGGCTCATCATCATCCTCGCGGCCGTGGGGCTGCTCGGGTACATGCTGTCGACGATCACGGTGGTCATCATCCCCGTGCTCATCGCCGGCCTGCTCGCCGGGCTCCTGTTCCCGCTGGTGAAGTGGTTGCGCGGACAGCACGTGCCGGCGGGCCTGGCCTCGGGCACGGCGGTGCTCGTGCTCATCGGCCTCGTGACGGGTCTGCTCGTGCTCGCCGGCCGGCAGATCGTGCTGGGCTTCGCGCAGCTGTCCGAGAACGTGGTGGTCGGCACCCAGCAGCTGCTGGGCTGGCTCGAGGACGGGCCGCTGAACCTCAGCGCCGACAGCGTGAACGACTGGATCGACGACCTCGGCACCACGATCCAGGACAACAGCGAGGCCATCCTCTCGGGCGCCATGTCCTTCGGCTCGACGGCGGGCAACGTGCTGACCGGCATCATCATCATGCTCTTCACCCTGCTGTTCTTCCTCATGGACGGCGAGCGGATCTGGCTCTTCCTCGTCCGGCTGTTCCCGGTCAGCGCGCGGCGGGCCGTCAACGGCGCCGGCCGCCGGGGTTGGACCTCGCTCGTGCAGTACGCCCGCATCCAGGGCTTCGTGGCGTTCGTGGACGCCGTGGGCATCGGGCTCGGCGCGGCGCTGCTCGGCGTCCCCCTCGCCCTGCCCATCGGCATCCTCGTGTTCCTGGGCTCCTTCATCCCGATCGTGGGCGCCGTGCTCACCGGCGCGGTCGCCGTGCTCGTCGCCCTCGTGGCCAACGGCTTCGGCACCGCCCTGGCCATGCTCGCCGTGGTGCTGCTGGTGCAGCAGATCGAGTCCAACGTCCTGCAGCCGCTCGTGATGGGCCGGGCCGTGTCCCTGCACCCCCTCGCGGTCTTCCTCGCCGTCGCGTCCGGCACCATCCTCTTCGGCATCGCGGGCGCCCTGTTCGCGGTGCCCGTGATGGCCTTCCTCAACACGGTGGTGCGCTACCTCGTGGGCGGGACGTGGAAGGCGGACGACGAGATCCCGTGGGAGCCGTACTACTTCCCGTGGGAGATCAAGAAGCACGCGCGCAGGAACGATCTCACCCGCGACCAGGTCATGGCCCAGCTCCAGCGCTTCCGCCGGACCCGCGCGAAGGAACGGCTGCAGGCCGCGCTCAAGCGCGGCCGACGGGACGACCGCGCCCGGGCCGCCGCCGGCACGGGTCAGGGCCGCGGCCGCAGCGACGAACAGGGGGTCGGCCAGGGGGCGGGTTCCGGTGCTCCCGCCTCGCCGGAGCGCACACCGGGCAGCGACTAG
- a CDS encoding DUF4307 domain-containing protein → MSTDSPDLLRDRYGAPRRERRIGTRGWIGLALAATLVTAVFVVWVVTARQSAPTFKDIGFEVVSEARATADFELTKRPEDVVTCAVQALNQEYAVVGWSEVTIGAVPEDRLGDGGTSSHRAAVRTTNLATTAVVDSCWLED, encoded by the coding sequence GTGTCCACCGACTCCCCAGACCTGCTCCGCGACCGCTACGGAGCCCCCCGCCGCGAGCGCCGGATCGGGACGCGCGGCTGGATCGGTCTCGCCCTGGCGGCCACCCTGGTCACCGCCGTCTTCGTCGTCTGGGTGGTCACGGCGCGGCAGAGCGCCCCCACGTTCAAGGACATCGGCTTCGAGGTGGTCTCGGAGGCGCGGGCCACGGCGGACTTCGAGCTCACCAAGCGTCCCGAGGACGTCGTCACGTGCGCGGTGCAGGCCCTCAACCAGGAGTACGCCGTGGTGGGCTGGTCCGAGGTGACCATCGGGGCCGTGCCCGAGGACCGCCTGGGCGACGGCGGGACGAGCTCCCACCGCGCGGCCGTGCGCACCACCAACCTGGCGACCACCGCGGTCGTGGACTCCTGCTGGCTCGAGGACTGA
- the mca gene encoding mycothiol conjugate amidase Mca: protein MRLLAVHAHPDDESSKGAATMAHYVRQGVEVMVATCTGGERGSILNAEMEGHPHAERDLTGLRRHEMAQAAAALDVDHRWLGFMDSGLPEGDPLPPLPWGCFALQPLERAAAPLVRLVRRFRPHVILTYDENGGYPHPDHIQTHNVSVEAFRAAGDPERYPGLGEPWTPQKLYYDRAFNLERFVALHEALEERGLQSPYAARIAMLQESDPEGHRPPAPRHETTTKVRCPDTFALRDEALRSHRTQVAPDGMFFAVSAELQSQVWPWEDYVLAESRVPTDLPEHDLFAGIVG, encoded by the coding sequence ATGCGCCTGCTGGCCGTCCACGCCCACCCCGACGACGAGTCGAGCAAGGGCGCCGCGACCATGGCCCACTACGTCCGGCAGGGGGTCGAGGTCATGGTGGCCACGTGCACCGGTGGGGAGCGGGGCTCGATCCTCAACGCCGAGATGGAGGGCCACCCGCACGCCGAGCGGGACCTGACCGGTCTGCGGCGGCACGAGATGGCGCAGGCGGCCGCCGCGCTGGACGTCGACCACCGCTGGCTCGGCTTCATGGACTCGGGGCTGCCCGAGGGGGACCCCCTGCCGCCGCTGCCGTGGGGCTGCTTCGCCCTGCAGCCGCTCGAGCGCGCCGCCGCGCCCCTGGTCCGGCTCGTGCGCCGGTTCCGCCCGCACGTGATCCTGACCTACGACGAGAACGGCGGCTACCCGCACCCGGACCACATCCAGACGCACAACGTCTCCGTCGAGGCGTTCCGCGCCGCCGGCGACCCCGAGCGGTACCCCGGCCTCGGCGAGCCGTGGACCCCGCAGAAGCTCTACTACGACCGGGCCTTCAACCTGGAGCGCTTCGTGGCCCTGCACGAGGCCCTCGAGGAGCGCGGCCTGCAGTCCCCGTACGCGGCCCGGATCGCGATGCTGCAGGAGAGCGACCCGGAGGGCCACCGCCCGCCGGCCCCCCGGCACGAGACCACCACCAAGGTGCGCTGCCCGGACACGTTCGCGCTGCGGGACGAGGCGCTGCGCAGCCACCGGACCCAGGTGGCGCCGGACGGGATGTTCTTCGCCGTCTCCGCCGAGCTGCAGTCCCAGGTGTGGCCGTGGGAGGACTACGTCCTGGCGGAGTCCCGGGTGCCGACCGACCTGCCGGAGCACGACCTGTTCGCCGGGATCGTGGGCTGA
- the ilvA gene encoding threonine ammonia-lyase: MSLAELPVRLADIQDAAALLEGVIDRTPVTHSRALSRLIGSEVNLKAENLQRAGSFKVRGAYVRMAKLTDEEKARGVVAASAGNHAQGVALAAAKLGITARIYMPLGAALPKIAATQDHGAEVILHGTSVDEALAEAQRHATATGAVFVHPFDHPDIVAGQGTLGLEVLEQVPDVDTVITGVGGGGLLAGMAVAVKARAEQLGRPIRLIGVQAENAAAYPPSLAGDALVTLDRVSTIADGIAVGKPGQLPFSIIKELTDDVVTVSEDSLAQALIFLLERNKLVVEPAGAVGVAALLDGRLQAAYPDLGNTVVVLSGGNVDPMLMLKVIQRGLSAAGRYMTIKMMLTDRPGELARISELIAVQDANVTGVDHTRIGGSLSLGDVSITIDMETKGHEHCRQILRALEAEGYHPVVVH, translated from the coding sequence GTGAGCCTGGCCGAACTGCCCGTCCGTCTCGCCGACATCCAGGACGCCGCCGCGCTCCTCGAGGGCGTGATCGACCGGACCCCGGTGACCCACTCCCGGGCGCTCTCGCGGCTCATCGGCTCCGAGGTCAATCTCAAGGCCGAGAACCTGCAGCGCGCGGGCTCCTTCAAGGTCCGCGGCGCCTACGTGCGGATGGCCAAGCTCACCGACGAGGAGAAGGCCCGCGGTGTCGTGGCGGCCTCCGCCGGCAACCACGCGCAGGGGGTCGCCCTCGCCGCCGCCAAGCTGGGCATCACCGCCCGCATCTACATGCCGCTGGGCGCGGCCCTGCCCAAGATCGCCGCGACCCAGGACCACGGCGCCGAGGTGATCCTGCACGGCACCAGCGTGGACGAGGCCCTCGCCGAGGCCCAGCGCCACGCCACCGCGACCGGGGCGGTGTTCGTCCACCCCTTCGACCACCCGGACATCGTGGCCGGGCAGGGCACGCTCGGCCTCGAGGTGCTCGAGCAGGTGCCCGACGTCGACACCGTCATCACCGGGGTGGGCGGCGGGGGGCTGCTCGCCGGCATGGCCGTGGCGGTCAAGGCCCGCGCCGAGCAGCTCGGCCGGCCGATCCGGCTCATCGGCGTGCAGGCGGAGAACGCCGCCGCCTACCCGCCGTCCCTCGCGGGGGACGCGCTCGTGACCCTCGACCGGGTCTCGACCATTGCCGACGGCATCGCCGTGGGCAAACCCGGGCAGCTGCCGTTCAGCATCATCAAGGAGCTCACCGACGACGTCGTGACGGTCTCGGAGGACTCCCTCGCCCAGGCGCTGATCTTCCTGCTCGAGCGCAACAAGCTCGTGGTGGAGCCCGCCGGCGCCGTCGGCGTCGCGGCCCTTCTGGATGGCCGCCTGCAGGCCGCGTACCCGGACCTCGGCAACACCGTGGTGGTGCTCTCGGGCGGCAACGTGGACCCCATGCTCATGCTCAAGGTCATCCAGCGGGGGCTCTCCGCCGCCGGCCGGTACATGACCATCAAGATGATGCTCACCGACCGCCCGGGCGAGCTCGCCCGCATCTCCGAGCTCATCGCCGTCCAGGACGCCAACGTCACCGGCGTGGACCACACCCGGATCGGCGGCTCGCTCAGCCTGGGCGACGTGTCCATCACCATCGACATGGAGACCAAGGGGCACGAGCACTGCCGCCAGATCCTCCGGGCGCTCGAGGCGGAGGGCTACCACCCCGTCGTCGTGCACTGA
- the greA gene encoding transcription elongation factor GreA has product MTTTNKTGAWLTQEAYDRLKKELDHISGPYRHEIVERIDQARSEGDLKENGGYHAAREEQSKNEGRIVHLKNLLENAQVGEAPADDGVVEAGMVVTAEIAGEAMTFLIGSREVAEDLAAGSELEVFSEKSPMGSAISGHRVGDELSYTAPNGKEIPVKILDAKPFKV; this is encoded by the coding sequence GTGACCACCACGAACAAGACCGGCGCCTGGCTGACCCAGGAGGCCTACGACCGCCTGAAGAAGGAGCTCGACCACATCTCCGGCCCGTACCGGCACGAGATCGTGGAGCGCATCGACCAGGCGCGCTCGGAGGGCGACCTCAAGGAGAACGGCGGCTACCACGCCGCCCGCGAGGAGCAGAGCAAGAACGAGGGGCGCATCGTCCACCTCAAGAACCTGCTCGAGAACGCCCAGGTCGGCGAGGCCCCTGCCGACGACGGGGTCGTGGAGGCCGGCATGGTCGTCACCGCGGAGATCGCGGGCGAGGCGATGACCTTCCTCATCGGCTCCCGCGAGGTGGCCGAGGACCTGGCCGCCGGCAGTGAGCTGGAGGTCTTCTCCGAGAAGTCCCCGATGGGCTCCGCGATCTCCGGCCACCGGGTCGGTGACGAGCTGTCCTACACCGCCCCCAACGGCAAGGAGATCCCGGTCAAGATCCTGGACGCCAAGCCGTTCAAGGTCTGA